From the genome of Leptolyngbyaceae cyanobacterium, one region includes:
- a CDS encoding glycosyltransferase family 4 protein has product MKQTRVAWLLTSAFYYWHPMLSNFAKLFPEMTAFAANWRGYAPGFEDSFKVEVVGERKIIPIIKSLTDYGYNFTFLPLNIVNRLLHFKPLVIFSNSFGMWTMLALLFKPLGQWRVVIAYEGSSPSIDYRNSALRLAIRRTMVKAADACISNSHAGKAYLTQVLNAEESRVFVQPYEVPSAESLSAQISEVPSHLAQIKHPVFLFVGGIIPRKGLQFLLEACAILQQQGYNNYTLVIVGDGTQREELQSFCEEKNLGDRVQWIGRVDYSKLGNYFTQSDVFVFPTLEDTWGMVLLEAMVLGKAILCSQWAGASELVIEGENGHCFDPKKPEKLVELMRRSIDNPDLVLAMGNKSKELMTQYTPEAAARFLERVTAFVLNN; this is encoded by the coding sequence ATGAAACAAACTCGTGTTGCATGGCTTCTGACTTCAGCATTTTATTACTGGCATCCCATGCTTAGTAACTTTGCCAAACTATTTCCGGAAATGACAGCTTTTGCTGCCAACTGGCGAGGTTATGCGCCGGGATTTGAAGACTCGTTTAAAGTAGAAGTGGTGGGAGAAAGAAAAATCATACCCATTATTAAATCATTGACCGATTATGGGTACAACTTCACATTTCTTCCTTTAAATATTGTTAATAGATTACTCCATTTCAAGCCCCTGGTTATTTTCTCCAATTCCTTCGGGATGTGGACAATGCTGGCATTGTTGTTTAAACCTTTGGGTCAATGGCGAGTCGTAATTGCCTACGAAGGTAGTTCTCCTAGTATCGATTATCGTAACTCAGCCTTGCGTTTAGCGATCAGACGGACAATGGTCAAAGCAGCAGATGCTTGTATTAGTAACAGTCACGCAGGGAAAGCTTATCTCACCCAAGTTCTCAATGCCGAAGAGTCGCGGGTTTTTGTCCAACCCTATGAAGTTCCCTCTGCTGAGTCTTTATCAGCACAAATTAGCGAAGTACCTTCTCATCTTGCTCAAATAAAACATCCAGTTTTTTTATTTGTGGGGGGAATCATACCCAGGAAAGGACTCCAGTTTCTCTTAGAAGCTTGTGCAATTCTCCAACAGCAAGGATATAATAATTACACTTTGGTGATTGTCGGGGATGGAACGCAACGGGAGGAGTTGCAAAGTTTTTGTGAGGAGAAAAATTTAGGCGATCGCGTACAGTGGATTGGACGAGTGGATTATAGTAAATTGGGTAATTATTTTACTCAATCTGACGTATTTGTTTTTCCCACATTAGAAGATACTTGGGGTATGGTATTACTGGAAGCAATGGTTCTGGGGAAAGCCATCCTTTGTTCTCAATGGGCAGGTGCTTCGGAATTGGTAATTGAGGGAGAAAACGGTCATTGTTTCGATCCTAAAAAACCAGAAAAACTAGTAGAATTGATGCGTCGTTCGATCGACAACCCCGATTTAGTTTTGGCAATGGGTAACAAGTCAAAGGAGTTGATGACTCAATATACTCCAGAAGCAGCAGCCCGGTTTTTGGAAAGAGTAACAGCTTTTGTTTTAAACAACTAG
- a CDS encoding class I SAM-dependent methyltransferase, protein MSNRQRLIWFLKHPKLYPEAIRRANRKIKSILFNEPATYTAKARAKAQAEATEWCEKYAIDTQTAILKITGLAEFKSFYSQFQKQIKLAEEIVEKCPVKMGGAGNLELIYQISEYLQAKQVIETGVSYGWSSLALLMSLKNRQNSLLVSTDLPYLFENSEKYVGCVIPQELKHFWKLLPYADKEALPEALSLLPTIDIAHYDSDKFYEGRLWAYPQLWEALRPGGIFISDDVHDDFAFRDFCNSINQEPLIVKTPLESGAKYVGLLTKPKN, encoded by the coding sequence ATGTCTAATAGGCAACGATTAATTTGGTTTTTAAAACATCCCAAGTTATATCCAGAAGCTATTCGGAGAGCCAATAGAAAAATCAAATCTATATTATTTAACGAGCCAGCAACTTACACGGCAAAAGCAAGGGCTAAAGCGCAAGCGGAGGCAACCGAATGGTGCGAAAAATACGCGATCGATACTCAAACGGCTATTTTAAAAATTACAGGGTTGGCAGAATTTAAATCTTTTTACAGCCAATTTCAAAAGCAAATAAAATTAGCCGAAGAGATTGTCGAAAAATGCCCGGTAAAAATGGGTGGTGCTGGGAACTTGGAATTAATTTATCAAATATCAGAATACCTGCAAGCCAAACAAGTTATTGAAACTGGTGTTTCTTATGGTTGGTCTTCGCTAGCATTGTTAATGTCATTAAAAAATCGTCAAAATTCGCTACTAGTTAGCACCGATCTTCCCTATTTATTTGAAAATAGTGAAAAATACGTAGGATGCGTTATACCTCAAGAACTAAAACATTTTTGGAAGCTTTTACCCTATGCTGATAAAGAAGCTCTTCCTGAAGCTCTGAGCTTGTTACCTACTATTGATATAGCTCATTATGATAGCGATAAATTTTATGAGGGTAGGCTGTGGGCTTATCCCCAACTATGGGAAGCTCTGCGCCCGGGAGGAATTTTTATATCAGATGATGTTCATGATGATTTTGCATTCCGTGATTTTTGTAATTCCATCAATCAAGAACCTTTAATTGTGAAAACTCCGCTCGAATCAGGTGCTAAGTATGTAGGATTGTTGACCAAACCCAAAAATTAA
- a CDS encoding glycosyltransferase — protein MKRLKVLVSAYACRPGEGSEPGVAWNVVQQLVKYYDVWVLTRENNRSAIEGELNKNPQPGLAFIYCEPSRLIQKLNYQQRLVYLHYYLWQIQAYLVARKLHKEIGFDLVHHVTYVRYSSPSFLALLPVPFIWGPVGGGESAPQAFWQELNFQGKTYEFLRDLARGLGEIDPFVLITARRSVLARATTEDTAKRLRKLGAKNVEVLSQLGLSEEEIAQLAQYGRSEPSAVRFISIGRLLHWKGFHLGLRAFARANLPADAEYWIVGDGPEREPLQELAEELGISQQVKFWDKLSREETLHKLGDCLALIHPSLHESGGLVCLEAMAAGRPVICLNLGGPAIQVSEQTGIKIPAQTPEQVVKDLAAAIAHLASEPKLRRSLGQAAQQRIEEVYSWGKKGQDLAKLYEKIGAC, from the coding sequence GTGAAGCGTTTAAAAGTTTTAGTGTCTGCTTATGCCTGTAGACCGGGTGAAGGTTCCGAACCTGGAGTAGCTTGGAACGTAGTTCAACAGTTGGTCAAATATTACGATGTTTGGGTGCTGACGCGAGAAAATAATCGTTCGGCAATTGAAGGTGAATTGAACAAAAACCCGCAACCTGGACTGGCATTTATTTATTGCGAGCCGTCTCGCTTGATTCAAAAATTGAACTATCAACAACGGTTAGTTTATTTGCATTACTATCTATGGCAAATTCAAGCTTACTTAGTGGCTCGCAAGTTACATAAAGAAATTGGTTTCGATTTGGTACATCACGTCACTTACGTTAGGTATTCTTCCCCTAGCTTTCTGGCACTGCTTCCCGTACCTTTTATCTGGGGGCCAGTGGGCGGCGGCGAGTCAGCCCCGCAAGCTTTCTGGCAAGAGTTGAATTTCCAGGGAAAAACTTATGAATTCTTGAGAGATTTAGCTCGTGGTTTGGGAGAAATTGACCCGTTTGTGCTAATAACGGCTAGACGAAGTGTATTAGCTAGAGCTACTACCGAAGATACGGCTAAACGATTACGCAAGTTAGGGGCGAAGAATGTAGAGGTTTTGTCTCAGTTAGGTTTATCGGAGGAAGAAATCGCTCAACTTGCCCAATATGGGCGCTCCGAACCGAGTGCAGTCCGATTTATCAGTATCGGGAGATTATTGCACTGGAAAGGATTTCACTTGGGGTTGCGTGCTTTTGCTCGTGCAAATTTGCCTGCTGATGCAGAGTATTGGATCGTGGGTGATGGTCCAGAACGGGAGCCACTTCAAGAACTGGCAGAGGAGTTAGGAATTAGCCAGCAAGTCAAGTTTTGGGACAAGCTTTCGAGAGAAGAAACGCTGCATAAACTAGGAGATTGTCTGGCGTTAATTCATCCCAGTTTGCATGAATCAGGTGGATTAGTTTGCTTGGAAGCGATGGCAGCAGGTCGCCCGGTGATTTGCTTAAATTTAGGAGGGCCGGCCATCCAAGTCAGCGAACAGACAGGTATTAAGATCCCGGCTCAAACACCCGAGCAGGTAGTCAAGGATTTAGCTGCAGCGATCGCTCATCTAGCCAGTGAACCAAAACTCAGGCGCAGCCTTGGTCAAGCTGCCCAACAGAGGATCGAGGAGGTATACAGTTGGGGCAAGAAAGGTCAGGATTTAGCAAAACTGTACGAAAAAATTGGTGCTTGTTAA